Proteins co-encoded in one Prunus persica cultivar Lovell chromosome G6, Prunus_persica_NCBIv2, whole genome shotgun sequence genomic window:
- the LOC18773995 gene encoding linoleate 13S-lipoxygenase 2-1, chloroplastic: MLKPQLHQSRSTQTLFLHKPFIHGSRRSTSLPIWSRPSLLNKQRNVRVGLIPSNTKAVSSSSSSSSDSSSTPTTTTKTTSTTTMTTTPTTIQTPTTPTTTTTTTTIVTTEVVTEKFISVKATITVTLTVGGFLSHLGLKRGLDDITDMLGQSLLLELVSAELDPKTGLEKEKVAGFAHKSRRKEGEIIYETDFKVPVHFGEVGAVLVENEHHKEMFLKDIVLDGLPYGSVHLSCNSWVHSKYDNPEKRVFFTNKSYLPSQTPNGLVRLREEELVTLRGNGQGERKFFERIYDYDVYNDLGEPDKNLRLERPVLGGIEFPYPRRCRTGRPQCETDSLSEKRSNKWYVPRDEAFSEVKQLTFSAKTVYSVMHALVPSLETAMADNDHGFAYFTAIDSLFNEGINLPPFKEQGILKTLLPRLVNVVASGDDVLRFVPPETMNRDKFFWFRDEEFARQTLAGLNPCSLKLVTKWPLKSELDPEIYGPPESAITKEIIEQEIRGFPTVQEAIREKKLFILDYHDLFLPYVSKVRKIEGTTLYGSRTLFFLTREGTLRPLAIELTRPPMDGKPQWKQVFQPSWNATGVWLWRLAKAHVLAHDSGYHQLVSHWLRTHCVTEPYIIATSRQLSVMHPIYRFLHPHFRYTMEINALARESLINAGGIIESSFSPGKYSLELSAVAYGKEWRFDQEALPADLIRRGMAVEDPTAPHGLKLTIEDYPFANDGLLMWDAIKQWVTDYVNHYYPDSSLVQTDGELQAWWTEIKTVGHADKKDEPWWPELNTPEDLIGIITTMVWVTSGHHAAVNFGQYVYAGYFPNRPTIARTNMPTEDPSPEFWKSFLKKPEVALLRCFPSQIQATRIMAVLDILSNHSPDEEYIGEKMEAAWAEEPVIKAAFERFKGRLLVIEGIIDDRNANSELKNRNGAGVVPYELLKPFSQPGVTGMGVPYSISI, encoded by the exons atgttGAAGCCCCAACTTCACCAATCTCGGTCTACCCAAACTCTCTTTCTTCACAAACCATTCATCCATGGCAGTCGCAGAAGTACTTCACTTCCTATCTGGTCAAGGCCCTCACTCCTCAATAAACAGAGAAACGTACGAGTTGGCTTGATTCCCAGCAACACAAAAGCCGTaagtagtagtagtagtagcAGTAGTGATAGTAGCAGTACTCCTACTACTACCACTAAAACTACTAGTACTACGACTATGACTACAACTCCTACTACCATCCAGACGCCTACTACTCctactaccaccaccaccaccaccactattGTGACGACTGAAGTCGTCACCGAGAAGTTCATTAGTGTTAAGGCCACCATAACTGTGACGCTTACAGTTGGAGGCTTTCTCTCACACCTTGGTCTAAAACGAGGGCTTGATGATATAACAGATATGCTTGGTCAATCGCTCTTATTGGAGCTTGTAAGCGCTGAGCTTGATCCCA AAACTGGATTAGAGAAGGAGAAGGTTGCAGGGTTCGCACACAAGAGCCGCCGAAAGGAAGGTGAGATAATATACGAGACAGACTTCAAAGTTCCAGTCCATTTTGGGGAGGTGGGTGCTGTTTTGGTAGAGAATGAACACCACAAGGAGATGTTTCTCAAGGATATTGTCCTCGATGGCCTCCCCTATGGCTCTGTACATCTTAGCTGCAATTCTTGGGTCCACTCCAAGTATGACAATCCTGAGAAGAGGGTCTTCTTCACCAACAAG TCATACTTGCCATCTCAAACACCAAATGGGTTGGTGAGGCTAAGGGAAGAGGAGCTGGTGACTTTGCGTGGCAATGGCCAAGGAGAGCGGAAGTTCTTTGAGAGGATATATGATTACGATGTTTACAACGATCTTGGGGAGCCTGATAAGAATTTAAGACTTGAAAGACCAGTACTTGGTGGCATAGAATTCCCTTATCccagacgttgtagaactggACGACCACAATGCGAAACAG ATTCCTTATCCGAGAAAAGGAGCAACAAGTGGTACGTTCCTAGAGATGAAGCCTTCTCAGAGGTAAAGCAGCTAACATTTTCAGCAAAGACAGTCTACTCTGTGATGCACGCGTTGGTACCATCTCTGGAGACAGCCATGGCTGACAATGATCATGGATTCGCATACTTCACCGCCATAGACTCACTTTTTAACGAGGGGATTAACTTGCCTCCCTTCAAGGAACAAGGGATTCTCAAAACCCTCCTTCCCAGGCTAGTCAATGTTGTGGCTTCTGGAGATGATGTCTTGCGTTTTGTACCCCCGGAAACTATGAATC GGGACAAATTCTTTTGGTTTAGGGATGAGGAATTTGCTAGGCAGACTCTTGCAGGTCTGAATCCATGTAGCCTCAAGTTGGTGACG AAATGGCCGTTGAAGAGTGAATTGGACCCCGAGATCTATGGCCCGCCGGAATCAGCGATCACGAAGGAAATAATTGAGCAAGAGATTAGAGGCTTCCCAACCGTTCAGGAG GCcataagagagaagaaattgttTATTTTAGATTACCATGATTTGTTTTTGCCCTATGTGAGTAAAGTAAGAAAGATCGAAGGCACCACGCTATATGGATCGAggactttgttttttctaaCCCGGGAAGGAACACTGAGGCCACTGGCTATTGAGCTCACAAGGCCGCCAATGGACGGAAAGCCACAGTGGAAGCAAGTTTTCCAGCCATCTTGGAACGCCACCGGGGTCTGGCTTTGGAGGCTTGCCAAGGCACATGTCCTTGCCCACGATTCTGGTTATCATCAACTCGTTAGTCACTG GCTAAGAACACATTGCGTCACAGAACCTTATATAATCGCAACGAGTCGACAACTCAGTGTCATGCACCCAATCTATAGATTTTTACATCCCCATTTCAGATATACGATGGAGATTAATGCTCTTGCTCGCGAATCGCTCATCAATGCCGGCGGTATCATTGAAAGCTCGTTCTCTCCCGGAAAATACTCCCTTGAGCTTAGCGCAGTTGCCTATGGCAAGGAGTGGCGGTTCGACCAAGAGGCGCTCCCGGCTGACCTTATTAGAAG GGGCATGGCTGTTGAAGACCCAACTGCTCCGCATGGTCTAAAGCTAACAATTGAAGACTATCCTTTTGCCAATGATGGTCTCCTCATGTGGGATGCCATCAAACAATGGGTCACTGACTATGTAAACCACTACTACCCAGATTCCAGCCTTGTACAGACTGATGGAGAGCTCCAAGCATGGTGGACAGAAATCAAAACAGTAGGCCATGCTGACAAAAAGGATGAACCATGGTGGCCAGAACTCAACACCCCTGAAGACCTCATTGGCATCATCACCACAATGGTGTGGGTCACATCTGGCCACCATGCAGCTGTCAACTTTGGGCAATATGTCTATGCGGGTTATTTCCCTAACAGGCCGACAATTGCAAGGACCAATATGCCCACAGAAGACCCCTCGCCAGAGTTTTGGAAAAGCTTCTTGAAAAAGCCTGAAGTTGCACTTTTGCGGTGCTTCCCTTCACAAATCCAAGCAACAAGAATCATGGCTGTTCTGGACATTTTGTCGAATCATTCACCGGATGAAGAGTACATTGGAGAGAAGATGGAGGCAGCATGGGCTGAGGAACCCGTTATAAAGGCTGCGTTTGAACGCTTTAAGGGGAGGTTGTTGGTGATTGAAGGAAT
- the LOC18773353 gene encoding DNA topoisomerase 6 subunit B translates to MEPGGSSKSQTEPKKRQSKTPRKPKDSVLEQKSPAEFFAENKNIAGFDNPGKCLYTTVRELVENSLDSTESISELPVIEITIEDIEKSKFNSMIGLIDRDRVDEALYDDYETAKAREKRLAKEARAQEIQAKNASVGKKVKEPPASKTMKSRGEASFYKVTCKDNGKGMPHDDIPNMFGRVLSGTKYGLKQTRGKFGLGAKMALIWSKMSTGLPIEISSSMKSQNYISFCRLDIDIHRNIPHVHLHEKQDNKDQWHGAEIQVVIEGNWTTYRSKILHYMRQMAVITPYAEFLFKFVSDASDKNVTIRFARRTDVMPPVPLETKHHPSSVDLLLIKRLIEETPKQNLLQFLQHEFVNIRKAYAERLIGELGPEFSPKMPIKSITSQQIVRIHQLFRQAKFDDPSGDCLSPAGEYNLRLGIIKELHPDMVATYSGSARVFEGHPFIVEAGVSVGGKDVKQGLNIFRFANRIPLLFEQGADVVTRTALKRINWSGYKINQTQDKIGVFVSIVSTKIPFKGTGKEYIGDDITEIASAVKSAIQQCCIQLKTKIVKKIQAREQQERKRSLSMYADNAATAAYNVLEAMEKSQASKKQRYEVKDAEMHKEILTHSTVRKETLRELYEEISAGAITKEMLREKLLQHVEQVDYEMALEYATHSGVSEEPREAIFIQSLEAAEDNFMDLHSPAFVFRLFC, encoded by the exons ATGGAACCTGGAGGTAGCAGTAAGAGCCAAACAGAGCCTAAGAAACGCCAATCAAAGACACCCAGAAAGCCCAAAGATAGTGTTCTTGAGCAGA AATCACCAGCTGAGTTCTTTGCGGAGAATAAAAACATTGCTGGTTTTGATAAT CCAGGAAAATGTCTTTACACTACTGTAAGGGAACTCGTCGAGAACTCACTTGATTCCACGGAGTCCATATCTGAGCTTCCTGTGATAGAAATAACGAT TGAAGATATTGAGAAAAGCAAGTTCAATTCTATGATTGGTCTTATTGATCGTGACCGTGTTGACGAGGCACTATACGATGATTATGAAACAGCTAAGGCTCGTGAG AAACGATTAGCAAAGGAAGCTCGTGCTCAAGAAATACAAGCGAAAAATGCTTCCGTCGGAAAGAAAGTCAAAGAGCCTCCAGCTTCAAAGACCATGAAGAGCCGAGGTGAGGCTTCATTTTACAAGGTTACATGCAAG GATAATGGAAAAGGAATGCCACATGATGACATTCCAAATATGTTTGGACGAG TGTTATCTGGGACAAAATATGGCTTGAAGCAGACACGTGGGAAGTTTGGTCTAGGTGCAAAGATG GCATTAATTTGGTCAAAGATGAGTACAGGGCTTCCTATAGAGATCTCGTCATCTATGAAGagtcaaaattatatttcattttgcaGGCTGGATATAGATATTCATCG GAACATTCCTCATGTCCACTTACATGAAAAGCAAGATAACAAGGACCAGTGGCATGGAGCTGAGATCCAAGTTGTTATTGaaggaaattggacaacttaCCGT TCGAAGATATTGCATTACATGCGACAAATGGCTGTTATCACTCCTTATGCTgagtttctttttaaatttgtatCAGATGCATCTGA TAAAAATGTCACCATAAGGTTTGCACGGAGAACAGATGTAATGCCTCCAGTGCCTCTTGAGACAAAGCACCATCCATCGTCTGTTGACTTATTGCTTATAAAGCGGCTCATTGAAGAAACTCCAAAGCAAAACCTTTTACAGTTTCTTCAGCATGAATTTGTTAATATACGAAAAGCCTATGCTGAACGACTAATTG GGGAATTGGGTCCTGAGTTCAGTCCAAAGATGCCTATTAAATCTATAACTTCTCAGCAAATTGTTCGCATCCATCAGTTATTTCGTCAAGCTAAATTTGATGATCCTAGTGGTGAT TGTCTGAGTCCTGCAGGGGAATACAATCTTCGTCTAGGAATTATAAAGGAGCTGCATCCAGACATGGTCGCGACTTATTCTGGAAG TGCTAGAGTTTTTGAAGGCCACCCATTTATTGTGGAAGCTGGTGTCAGTGTGGGTGGAAAAGATGTCAAGCAA GGTTTGAATATTTTCCGATTTGCAAACCGAATTCCACTTCTTTTCGAGCAAGGTGCTGATGTTGTCACCAGGACCGCTCTTAAGAGAATCAA TTGGAGTGGTTACAAGATCAACCAAACTCAGGATAAAATTGGTGTCTTTGTGAGCATTGTAAGcaccaaaataccctttaaaGGAACCGGGAAGGAGTATATTGGAGATGATATAACTGAAATAGCTTCAGCTGTCAAG TCTGCCATTCAACAGTGTTGCATCCAGCTAAAAACCAAGATAGTGAAGAAAATCCAAGCTCGTGAACAGCAGGAGAGAAAGCGAAGTTTGAGCAT GTATGCCGATAATGCTGCTACTGCTGCATATAATGTGTTGGAGGCAATGGAAAAATCACAGGCATCAAAGAAGCAACGTTATGAGGTTAAGGATGCAGAAATGCATAAGGAAATATTAACACATAGTACAGTTAGGAAAGAAACGCTCCGGGAATTATATGAGGAAATATCAGCTGGTGCAATTACAAAAGAAATGCTCAGGGAAAAGCTTCTACAACATGTTGAGCAG GTGGACTATGAAATGGCATTAGAGTATGCTACACATAGCGGAGTGAGTGAGGAACCCAGAGAAGCCATATTTATACAGTCATTAGAAGCTGCAGAAGATAACTTTATGGACTTGCATAGTCCCGCATTTGTCTTTCGGCTCTTCTGCTAG